The genomic region ACGACCATGTTGTTCTGGCGGTGGATGGCGTCGATGAAGAGCAGCCCCATGCCGGGCCAGCCGAAGACGCTCTCGATGAGCGCCGACCCGGCGAAGATGAAGCCGAGGCTGTAGCCGGCGACCGTGACCATCGGCAGCAGCGCGTTGGGCATCGCGTGTCGCCACAGGATCCGCTGCGACGACAGGCCCTTCGATCGTGCGGTGTCGATGAAGTCCTGTCCGAGCGATTCGATCATCGACGAGCGCATGATGCGCGCCTTGAACGCGAGTTCGCTCGTCGCCATCGTGATGACGGGGAGCACGAGGTACTGCCACTCGATGCCGGGCTGTCCGTACGGGCTCTTGCCCTGGGTGGGGAGCCATCCCAGCCACAGCGAGAACACCATGATGAGCATCATCCCGAGCCAGAAGTTGGGCACCGAGAAGAAGGCGACGGATGCGGCGGAGATGCCGCCGTCGAGCCACCGGCGGCGCGTGCGCGCGGCGATCGAGCCGAGCACGATGCCGCCGATCGTCGACAGCACGAAGGCCGGGATCGCGAGCGCCAGCGTGTTGCCCGCGCGGCTGAGGATCAGATCCAGGACCGGCTCGTTGTTCGTCCCGAAGGAGTAGCCGAGGTTCCCGGTCAGGACGTTGCCGAGGTACGAGAAGTACCTCACCCACGCCGGCTGGTCGAGGCCGTACGCCGCGACGATCTGCTCGCGGAACTC from Microbacter sp. GSS18 harbors:
- a CDS encoding ABC transporter permease, which produces MKALVLYIGRLLLSSFLLFLAVITVLFFLLEIAPGDPVQTLVGDVPLSPEFREQIVAAYGLDQPAWVRYFSYLGNVLTGNLGYSFGTNNEPVLDLILSRAGNTLALAIPAFVLSTIGGIVLGSIAARTRRRWLDGGISAASVAFFSVPNFWLGMMLIMVFSLWLGWLPTQGKSPYGQPGIEWQYLVLPVITMATSELAFKARIMRSSMIESLGQDFIDTARSKGLSSQRILWRHAMPNALLPMVTVAGYSLGFIFAGSALIESVFGWPGMGLLFIDAIHRQNNMVVLGVVIVMTVTIIVVNLLTDVVYGMVDPRLRARFSRRPEPAMTSTEASA